In a genomic window of Sulfurimonas denitrificans DSM 1251:
- the rplI gene encoding 50S ribosomal protein L9, translating to MKILLIKDVKTLGKAGEVKEVKDGYGQNFLIAKGFAKHATAEILAQHKEDERIAAENLAKEIVSLKDLATKLDKAEIVITKKLGQNGHLFGSITKDEVAHALLEQHNVEIDKKHITDKLSIKTAGKHDLDLRLGHGIHATLHVDVVGE from the coding sequence ATGAAAATACTTTTAATAAAAGATGTAAAAACACTTGGAAAAGCAGGTGAAGTTAAAGAGGTAAAAGATGGCTATGGTCAAAACTTTTTAATAGCAAAAGGTTTTGCAAAACATGCAACAGCTGAGATTTTAGCACAACACAAAGAAGATGAGAGAATTGCAGCAGAAAACTTAGCTAAGGAGATAGTGTCTCTTAAAGATTTAGCTACAAAGCTTGATAAAGCAGAGATTGTTATCACTAAAAAACTAGGACAAAATGGACATCTATTTGGCTCAATTACAAAAGATGAAGTTGCTCATGCTCTCTTAGAGCAGCACAATGTAGAAATTGATAAAAAGCATATTACAGATAAATTATCTATTAAAACTGCTGGTAAACATGACTTAGACTTAAGATTAGGTCACGGTATTCACGCTACATTACATGTGGATGTTGTAGGCGAATAA
- the mshL gene encoding pilus (MSHA type) biogenesis protein MshL — translation MKPVKTAIYSTLLTLLISSSVYAADCSYELFSINSKKNTKIIDFVEQLSDECNFSIIVTDPNTQNFLNTNLNKTNLNNLTIDEVLNIVLKENNLTYTLQNNLLRISYLQTKMFDIDYILSERESSSKTDITLSSDGATIYSKKGSRSSTIQKSETEEINTSGSSAGKSGMNVNSSDKVLFWHELDIEFQHVLNRPQDIYIAQPPIINKNAGIITVTATLKQMQRFEEYLKKLQDKVQLQVLIDVQLLSVTLSDGKTTGVDWSQLYNLQNMNLTFNKAKRTNVHGATWDSAYEGDTVEGLLLRDKRVEAAQSNIETYGLEDLAGVRTPVDATSKLLTISSNFTINNIIKFLKTQGDVSSISNPKVLTLNNQPALITAGTEYFYKIISDSLSTAGTGGSVTTQNQDLQSVFAGVLLDITPEISDDNMITLKINPSLSETTTDISITPGVERTMPPDLRRRQLSSVVTLRDGERIILGGLINTSNSIDVNKVPILGDIPILNYLFKYENRLKTTQELVIVIEPHIVTKRKNNLSLSELGYQTLSSDLLNSTKNGLDATTNGIREND, via the coding sequence ATGAAACCCGTAAAAACAGCAATCTATTCTACACTTCTAACACTCCTCATCTCAAGCAGTGTTTATGCAGCAGATTGTTCTTATGAACTCTTTAGCATCAACTCCAAAAAAAACACTAAAATAATTGACTTCGTTGAACAGCTTAGCGACGAGTGTAATTTCAGCATTATAGTCACTGATCCAAATACACAAAATTTTTTGAATACAAATTTAAACAAAACAAACTTAAACAACCTTACAATAGATGAAGTCTTAAATATTGTTTTAAAAGAGAATAATCTAACATATACTCTTCAAAATAATCTACTAAGAATCTCATATCTTCAAACTAAGATGTTTGATATTGACTATATTCTCTCAGAGAGAGAAAGCTCATCTAAAACAGATATTACTCTCTCTTCAGATGGAGCAACAATCTATTCTAAAAAAGGGTCAAGGTCTTCGACTATTCAAAAATCAGAGACAGAGGAGATAAACACTAGCGGTAGCTCTGCTGGTAAATCTGGAATGAATGTAAATAGCTCTGATAAAGTTTTATTCTGGCACGAACTAGATATTGAGTTTCAACATGTATTAAATAGACCTCAAGATATTTATATTGCACAACCTCCTATTATAAATAAAAATGCTGGAATTATAACTGTTACAGCCACTCTAAAACAGATGCAAAGGTTTGAAGAGTATCTAAAAAAACTTCAAGATAAAGTTCAGCTTCAAGTTCTTATAGATGTTCAACTGCTCTCAGTTACTCTAAGTGATGGTAAAACTACTGGCGTTGATTGGAGTCAATTATATAATTTACAAAATATGAATTTAACTTTTAATAAAGCAAAAAGAACTAACGTACATGGCGCTACTTGGGATAGTGCTTATGAAGGAGACACTGTTGAAGGACTACTCTTAAGAGATAAAAGAGTTGAAGCGGCTCAAAGCAACATAGAAACTTACGGGCTAGAAGATTTGGCTGGGGTACGCACACCAGTTGATGCAACTTCAAAATTATTAACTATTAGCAGTAACTTTACTATCAACAATATTATCAAATTTCTTAAAACTCAAGGTGATGTATCTTCTATATCAAACCCTAAAGTTTTAACGCTAAACAATCAGCCAGCACTAATCACAGCAGGAACAGAATATTTTTATAAAATTATATCAGATTCACTCTCAACAGCTGGAACAGGTGGTTCAGTGACGACACAAAATCAAGATTTACAATCAGTGTTTGCAGGAGTCCTTCTAGATATCACGCCAGAAATCTCAGATGATAATATGATAACACTAAAAATCAACCCTTCTCTATCAGAAACTACAACTGATATATCAATAACTCCTGGAGTAGAGAGAACAATGCCTCCAGACCTCCGTCGCCGCCAGCTCTCATCTGTTGTGACGCTCAGGGATGGAGAGCGAATTATCTTAGGTGGATTAATTAACACAAGTAACAGCATAGATGTAAATAAAGTTCCTATTTTAGGTGATATTCCTATACTTAACTATCTTTTTAAATATGAAAACAGATTAAAAACAACCCAAGAGTTGGTTATAGTAATTGAACCTCATATTGTCACAAAGAGAAAAAATAATTTATCTCTATCAGAGCTTGGATACCAAACACTCTCAAGCGATCTCTTAAATAGTACAAAAAACGGACTTGATGCAACAACAAATGGCATAAGAGAGAATGATTGA
- a CDS encoding argininosuccinate synthase — MKREVKKVVLAYSGGLDTSVILKWLQDEYKCEVVTFTADIGQGEEVEPARAKALALGIKPENIFIDDLREEFVKDYVFPMFRANAIYEGEYLLGTSIARPLIAKRQVEIAHLTNADGVSHGATGKGNDQVRFEMGYLSKDSTLTVIAPWREWDLNSREKLLAYAEEHGIQIEKKGKKSPYSMDANLLHISYEGGILEDPNAEPEDSMWLWTTKPEDAPNTPEYITIGYENGDPVSLNGEKLTPATMLETLNKIAGKHGIGRADIVENRYVGMKSRGCYETPGGTIMLKGHRAIESITLDREEAHLKDELMPRYAKLIYNGFWFSPEREMLQAAIDTTQKNVKGSVKLKLYKGSVMVVGRSSEFSLFNPEYCTFEEDAVYDQKDAAGFIKLNALRFIIAGKARKK, encoded by the coding sequence ATGAAAAGAGAAGTTAAAAAAGTAGTTTTGGCATATTCTGGCGGACTTGATACTAGTGTTATTTTAAAATGGCTTCAAGATGAGTATAAGTGCGAAGTTGTTACTTTTACTGCTGATATCGGTCAAGGCGAAGAGGTTGAACCAGCTCGTGCTAAAGCATTAGCCTTAGGAATAAAACCTGAAAATATTTTTATTGATGACTTAAGAGAAGAGTTTGTAAAAGATTATGTTTTCCCTATGTTTAGAGCAAATGCTATTTATGAGGGCGAATATCTTCTTGGAACTTCAATAGCAAGACCACTCATCGCAAAAAGACAAGTTGAAATCGCTCACTTAACTAATGCAGATGGAGTGAGCCATGGCGCAACAGGAAAAGGGAACGATCAAGTTAGATTTGAGATGGGTTACTTGAGCAAAGACTCAACTCTTACTGTTATCGCTCCATGGAGAGAATGGGATTTAAACTCAAGAGAAAAACTTTTAGCTTATGCTGAAGAGCATGGCATACAAATAGAGAAAAAAGGTAAAAAATCTCCTTACTCTATGGATGCAAATCTACTACATATATCATACGAAGGTGGAATTTTAGAAGATCCTAACGCGGAGCCAGAAGATAGCATGTGGTTATGGACTACAAAACCTGAAGATGCCCCAAACACCCCAGAATACATCACAATAGGCTATGAAAATGGAGACCCTGTCTCTTTAAACGGCGAAAAATTAACTCCTGCAACTATGTTAGAAACACTCAATAAAATAGCTGGCAAACATGGTATTGGGCGTGCAGATATTGTAGAGAACAGATATGTTGGTATGAAAAGCCGTGGATGTTATGAAACACCAGGTGGAACTATCATGTTAAAAGGACACCGCGCAATTGAGTCTATCACATTAGACCGCGAAGAAGCTCACTTAAAAGATGAATTAATGCCTCGTTATGCAAAACTCATCTATAACGGTTTTTGGTTCTCACCTGAGCGTGAAATGCTTCAAGCAGCAATCGATACAACACAAAAAAATGTAAAAGGTAGTGTAAAACTAAAACTATACAAAGGTTCTGTAATGGTTGTTGGACGCTCTTCTGAGTTTTCACTATTTAATCCAGAATATTGTACATTTGAAGAAGATGCGGTATATGACCAAAAAGATGCAGCAGGGTTTATCAAACTTAATGCGCTAAGATTTATTATTGCTGGCAAAGCAAGAAAAAAATAG
- a CDS encoding L,D-transpeptidase family protein: MKLLLLILLSLNVYAVDILTSYRNNGTADIEKQMDLELSTEQYWKTQIKDGDINFGFIESYENILTCDKSLSSLNLYSLDENQNFKFKKKYSAFTGKMKGDKIKEGDLRTPTGIYQITQKLSKETKLDPFYGPFAFVTSYPNVYDTYKGKNGSGIWIHGLPAEDRDEFTRGCIAINNSSIECLNKNIDISKTLLIINDSEVKQNVAKESLVSILAQLYAWRHAWLYDDIKNYLSFYSPNFVRFDGMDIEKFRSYKTRVFQKNEKKTIIFNNINVLPYPNSPNIYEITFQEHYKSASFEFNGDKTLVIELDENKKMKILTEK, from the coding sequence ATGAAACTACTACTACTTATACTACTGAGTTTAAATGTTTACGCTGTTGATATATTAACAAGCTACAGAAATAATGGTACTGCTGACATCGAGAAGCAGATGGATTTGGAGCTATCAACTGAGCAATATTGGAAAACTCAAATAAAAGATGGGGATATAAATTTTGGATTTATCGAATCGTATGAAAATATTCTTACATGTGATAAATCACTATCGTCTCTAAATTTATATTCACTTGATGAAAATCAGAATTTTAAATTTAAAAAAAAATATAGTGCATTTACTGGAAAAATGAAAGGTGATAAAATAAAAGAGGGAGATTTAAGAACTCCAACAGGAATATATCAAATCACTCAAAAACTCTCAAAAGAGACTAAACTAGACCCATTCTATGGACCATTTGCTTTTGTTACATCATATCCAAATGTTTACGACACATACAAAGGAAAAAATGGTTCTGGAATATGGATACATGGACTTCCAGCGGAAGATAGAGATGAGTTTACAAGGGGTTGTATTGCAATAAACAATTCAAGTATTGAGTGTTTAAATAAAAATATTGACATATCTAAAACACTTCTTATCATTAACGATTCTGAAGTTAAACAAAATGTTGCAAAAGAGAGTCTAGTCTCTATACTAGCACAATTATATGCTTGGAGACATGCATGGCTATACGATGATATAAAAAATTATTTAAGTTTTTACTCTCCTAACTTTGTTAGGTTTGATGGAATGGATATCGAAAAATTCAGAAGTTATAAAACAAGAGTTTTTCAAAAAAATGAGAAAAAAACTATTATTTTCAACAATATAAACGTTCTTCCTTACCCAAACAGCCCCAATATTTATGAAATAACATTTCAAGAGCACTATAAATCTGCTAGTTTTGAGTTCAATGGAGACAAAACTTTAGTAATTGAACTCGATGAAAACAAAAAAATGAAAATATTAACAGAAAAATAA
- a CDS encoding flagellar protein FlaG, translated as MDGIANVAKQQQTQMRSAQEQTHLQQTQVQQPKQVDLVKEMQKESTDAPKKIDSKEQVQDLVNQLNKALAPMNTNIKFGVDQQDIFYVSVIESETSKMIRRFPAEQAADFLPKMREVTGILFDSKG; from the coding sequence ATGGATGGCATAGCAAATGTTGCAAAACAACAACAAACTCAAATGAGATCTGCTCAAGAGCAGACTCATCTACAGCAGACGCAAGTTCAACAACCAAAGCAAGTTGATTTGGTTAAAGAGATGCAAAAAGAGAGCACGGATGCTCCAAAAAAGATAGATTCTAAAGAGCAAGTTCAAGATTTAGTAAATCAACTAAACAAAGCACTTGCTCCAATGAATACGAATATTAAATTTGGTGTTGATCAACAAGATATATTTTACGTTTCAGTTATAGAGTCTGAAACAAGCAAGATGATAAGAAGATTCCCAGCTGAGCAAGCGGCAGATTTTTTACCAAAGATGCGCGAAGTTACTGGAATTCTCTTTGATTCAAAAGGGTAG
- a CDS encoding tetratricopeptide repeat protein yields MKPSIYENSKSTSLDTLHVKDYIKLERISNIYQSLLEFKTKINSYYPYLIIILISTIFSQNLELKAENIKHETLTTPKSEKADETLLMRANNGVAIMEQNRVLLTPSFNFIDQINSKSNVEHHAIITSKTTEINIENIEKNTLHVEEEKSFINIQRKDEQSAIEDVIKRFNISHNPELSLFIAKKYYHLGNYEQAYNYALMTNNINNNMQWSWIVFSKSLFKLNKKELAVETLKKYISYSNSSQAKQLLDEITSGEFK; encoded by the coding sequence TTGAAACCAAGTATCTATGAAAACTCTAAAAGTACTTCTTTAGATACACTTCATGTTAAGGATTATATCAAACTTGAGAGAATTTCAAATATTTATCAATCTTTACTAGAGTTCAAAACTAAAATAAATTCTTACTATCCGTATTTAATTATCATACTAATATCTACTATTTTCTCTCAAAATCTAGAACTTAAAGCTGAAAATATAAAACACGAAACACTAACAACTCCTAAATCTGAAAAAGCAGATGAGACTCTTTTAATGAGAGCAAATAATGGTGTGGCGATTATGGAACAAAACAGAGTGCTTCTTACTCCATCATTCAACTTCATAGATCAAATAAATTCAAAGAGTAATGTCGAACATCACGCAATTATAACTTCAAAAACAACCGAAATTAATATAGAAAACATAGAAAAAAATACTCTACATGTAGAAGAGGAAAAAAGTTTTATAAACATACAGAGAAAAGATGAACAGAGCGCTATTGAAGATGTTATAAAAAGATTTAACATAAGCCATAACCCAGAACTTAGCCTCTTTATTGCAAAAAAATATTATCATCTAGGCAATTATGAGCAAGCTTATAACTATGCTCTAATGACAAATAATATAAATAACAATATGCAATGGAGTTGGATTGTCTTCTCAAAATCACTTTTTAAACTAAATAAAAAAGAGTTGGCGGTGGAGACTCTTAAAAAATATATCTCTTACTCTAACTCATCGCAAGCAAAACAGCTCTTAGATGAAATCACTTCAGGAGAATTTAAATGA
- the hslV gene encoding ATP-dependent protease subunit HslV, with translation MFDATTILAYKGKNRAVIGGDGQVTFGNSVLKGNATKIRTLYNGKILAGFAGSTADAFNLFDMFEEFLEAKKGDILKSVVEFSKAWRKDKVLRRLEAMMIVLNSEHIFILTGNGDVVEPEDGEIASIGSGGNFAISAARALKKHSSLDEEALVRESLSIAADLCIYTNHNIKVLSLDGEKK, from the coding sequence ATGTTTGACGCTACTACCATACTTGCATACAAAGGTAAAAATAGAGCTGTAATAGGCGGTGACGGTCAAGTTACCTTTGGCAACAGCGTATTAAAAGGCAATGCTACAAAAATTCGTACTCTCTATAATGGCAAAATCTTAGCTGGTTTTGCAGGAAGCACTGCAGATGCTTTTAACCTTTTTGATATGTTTGAAGAGTTTTTAGAGGCAAAAAAAGGCGATATCTTAAAGTCTGTTGTTGAGTTTTCAAAAGCTTGGAGAAAAGATAAAGTTCTTCGCCGTCTTGAAGCTATGATGATAGTTTTAAATAGTGAACATATTTTCATACTTACAGGAAATGGCGATGTTGTAGAGCCTGAAGATGGGGAGATTGCTTCTATTGGGAGCGGCGGAAACTTTGCTATTTCAGCTGCACGAGCACTTAAAAAGCACTCTTCGCTTGATGAAGAAGCTCTAGTTAGAGAGAGCTTAAGCATAGCAGCCGATTTGTGTATATATACAAATCACAATATCAAAGTTCTTTCATTAGATGGAGAAAAGAAGTGA
- the era gene encoding GTPase Era: MANHASTKETKAGFVSLIGRPNAGKSTLMNSLLGENIAMVSQKANATRKRSNAIVMHNDTQIIFVDTPGLHEREKVLNQFMLDEALKAMGDCDLIVYLAPITDSIENYEKFLKLNNSKVKHIIVLSKIDQVSQDKLFKKILQYNQFSDNFEALIPMAIPKKIGHKDLLETISKMLPASPFLFDPEDLTSELVRDIYAGFIREGVFQNVSDEIPYESDVLIEKIYEEKNVDRIIATIIVEKESQKGIIIGRGGEGIKRIGKYSREKIEMLSGKKAYLDLQVVVKKGWSKDKSYLQEIGYTS; this comes from the coding sequence ATGGCAAATCACGCCTCAACTAAAGAAACCAAAGCTGGTTTTGTTTCACTAATAGGTCGTCCAAACGCAGGAAAGAGCACTTTAATGAACTCTCTTTTGGGTGAAAACATTGCCATGGTTAGCCAAAAGGCAAATGCAACAAGAAAAAGATCAAATGCAATAGTTATGCACAATGATACTCAAATTATCTTTGTTGATACGCCAGGGTTACATGAGAGAGAAAAAGTGTTAAATCAGTTTATGCTTGATGAAGCACTCAAAGCCATGGGGGATTGTGATTTAATAGTTTATCTAGCTCCAATTACCGATAGTATTGAAAACTATGAAAAATTTTTAAAACTTAACAACTCAAAAGTAAAACATATCATAGTCTTAAGCAAGATAGATCAAGTCTCACAAGATAAACTCTTTAAAAAAATATTGCAATACAATCAATTCTCAGATAACTTTGAAGCATTAATCCCAATGGCAATTCCAAAAAAAATTGGACATAAAGATTTGCTTGAGACTATCTCAAAAATGCTTCCTGCATCTCCGTTTCTTTTTGATCCAGAGGATTTGACAAGCGAATTAGTGCGTGATATATATGCTGGATTTATCAGAGAGGGAGTTTTTCAAAATGTAAGTGATGAAATCCCTTATGAGTCTGATGTATTAATAGAAAAAATATATGAAGAGAAAAATGTAGATAGAATCATTGCAACCATAATTGTAGAAAAAGAGTCTCAAAAGGGAATCATTATCGGCAGAGGCGGGGAAGGCATAAAAAGAATAGGCAAATACTCAAGAGAAAAGATAGAGATGCTAAGTGGGAAAAAAGCATACCTTGATTTACAAGTTGTTGTAAAAAAGGGTTGGAGTAAAGATAAATCATATTTACAAGAGATAGGTTACACATCATGA
- a CDS encoding ferredoxin-thioredoxin reductase catalytic domain-containing protein — MSIIKIDMNSPEFQEELQKTIKFTDKVNHQFGWVYNPQEEVNEGVQMGLARNKMMYGKRFCPCFMVEVVDEKPRSVDDRICPCKPAIEQEIPEDGVCHCGIYCTPEYAANKRAEMGMEEAVHTHSRGLTKEEATLLLNQRELDGDEVVSLLEARELGMVTFTLVDVREHMEWQMGHIKGANKLVPTSSFFAALDDAKLNKEENIILYCHVGSRSAHCARILSDMGYTKIGNLTYGIVSYGGEIER; from the coding sequence ATGAGTATTATAAAAATAGATATGAATTCACCTGAATTTCAAGAAGAGTTACAAAAAACTATAAAATTTACAGATAAAGTAAATCACCAATTTGGTTGGGTTTACAATCCTCAAGAAGAGGTAAACGAAGGCGTACAAATGGGTCTTGCTAGAAACAAGATGATGTATGGTAAGCGCTTTTGTCCATGTTTTATGGTTGAAGTTGTAGATGAAAAACCAAGAAGCGTAGATGATAGAATCTGTCCATGTAAACCAGCAATTGAACAAGAGATTCCAGAAGATGGTGTTTGTCACTGTGGAATCTACTGTACACCTGAGTACGCTGCGAATAAAAGAGCTGAAATGGGCATGGAAGAAGCAGTTCATACGCACTCTCGTGGCTTAACTAAAGAAGAAGCAACCCTTTTACTAAATCAAAGAGAGCTAGATGGTGATGAAGTAGTCTCCCTTCTTGAAGCAAGAGAACTTGGCATGGTAACTTTCACGCTTGTTGATGTTCGTGAGCACATGGAGTGGCAGATGGGTCATATTAAAGGTGCAAATAAACTTGTTCCAACAAGTAGTTTTTTTGCTGCACTTGATGACGCTAAGCTAAATAAAGAAGAAAATATAATTCTCTACTGTCATGTAGGAAGCAGAAGTGCTCACTGTGCTAGAATTTTAAGTGATATGGGATACACAAAAATAGGAAATTTAACTTATGGAATCGTATCTTATGGCGGCGAAATAGAGAGATAA
- a CDS encoding M99 family carboxypeptidase catalytic domain-containing protein has product MKNISLKLSLFLILLSPLFGEIQLIKKENSDSNTTLLVIGGIHGDEPGGYFAASLLTTHYKINSNNLWVVPNLNKDSIIKDNRGINGDMNRKFSIIEQHDKDMQTVEDIKEIILQNKVSLVLNLHDGNGFYRKTNKGNIFNPNAWGQTCVIDQCSLNIDQPFGNLNKIALDIKEAINKKLIEEHHTFDVKNTNTKFEDEAMKLSLTYFAVTNNKPAFAIESSKNLPSLSQKVFYHLLAIEEFMNIMNISFKREFELNEKNIDEILKDNGTLSINNNISINLTNIKKTLSFIPIKSENNKFKFSNTLGNIVKEGQNFVVYIGNKMITTLSPQYFKIGDSCKEEFEAVVDGERISLKSVSNIFVNDNFKIIKDDEYRVNIIGYKAVGQIDESDINVSLKDFDKRFSIDADEKVYRIEFYKNSEFCSMSEVHFR; this is encoded by the coding sequence ATGAAAAATATTTCACTAAAGCTCTCTTTATTTTTAATTCTTCTCTCTCCTCTCTTTGGAGAGATTCAACTAATTAAAAAAGAAAACAGCGATTCAAACACAACTCTTCTAGTCATTGGTGGGATACACGGCGATGAACCTGGTGGATATTTCGCCGCATCACTTTTAACAACACACTACAAAATAAATTCAAATAACTTATGGGTTGTTCCAAACCTAAACAAAGATAGTATCATCAAGGATAACAGAGGCATAAATGGAGATATGAATAGAAAATTCTCTATAATAGAACAACATGACAAAGATATGCAAACCGTAGAGGATATAAAAGAGATAATTTTACAAAACAAAGTCTCTTTGGTTTTAAACCTTCATGATGGAAATGGATTTTATAGAAAAACAAACAAAGGAAATATATTTAATCCAAATGCGTGGGGTCAAACATGTGTTATTGATCAATGCAGTCTAAATATTGATCAGCCCTTTGGCAATTTAAATAAAATTGCTCTTGATATAAAAGAGGCAATTAATAAAAAACTCATTGAAGAGCACCACACTTTTGATGTAAAAAATACAAATACTAAGTTTGAAGATGAAGCGATGAAGCTCTCTCTTACATATTTTGCAGTTACAAATAACAAGCCAGCTTTTGCGATAGAGAGTAGTAAAAATCTACCTTCGCTATCTCAAAAAGTTTTTTATCATCTCTTAGCAATAGAAGAATTTATGAATATTATGAATATCTCTTTTAAAAGAGAGTTTGAGCTAAACGAAAAAAATATAGATGAGATCCTAAAAGATAATGGTACTTTGAGTATAAATAACAATATTTCAATAAATTTAACAAATATAAAAAAAACTTTAAGCTTTATTCCGATAAAATCAGAAAATAACAAGTTTAAATTTTCAAACACATTAGGCAACATTGTGAAAGAAGGTCAAAATTTTGTTGTTTATATAGGCAATAAGATGATAACTACTCTTTCTCCACAATATTTTAAAATTGGAGATTCTTGTAAAGAAGAGTTTGAGGCAGTTGTTGATGGCGAGAGAATCTCTTTAAAAAGTGTTTCAAATATTTTTGTTAATGACAATTTTAAAATTATTAAAGACGATGAATATCGTGTTAATATTATTGGCTACAAAGCAGTTGGCCAGATTGATGAGAGTGATATAAATGTTTCGCTTAAAGATTTTGACAAAAGATTCTCAATAGATGCTGATGAAAAAGTTTATAGAATTGAGTTTTATAAAAACAGTGAATTTTGTTCTATGTCAGAGGTTCATTTTAGATAG
- the hslU gene encoding HslU--HslV peptidase ATPase subunit, producing the protein MNLTPKEIVEYLDEYVISQQNAKKTIALALRTRYRRMQLSPELQSDITPKNILMIGSTGVGKTEISRRLAKMMKVPFIKVEASKYTEVGFVGRDVESMIRDLVVASIAIVKAEKEEENREKIDNYILNKIVEKLLPPLPLGASESKKDDYQRLLSVMEERVLSGEMDDKIIQLEVQKIHVEFNDTNLPPEMAKVQESFSRVFSQMNKEDNKKELSVKDAKIILRDEASAKLIDSTHINVEALRRAENGGIIFLDEIDKIAISEKSQGRNDPSKEGVQRDLLPIVEGSSVSTKYGTINTDHILFIAAGAFHLCKPSDLIPELQGRFPLRVELESLNEETLYKILTQTKNSLLRQYEALLSVEGMKLTFEDEAIKAIAKLAHRANEIAEDIGARRLHTVIEKILEDVSFSANEYKDKEFIVTSKLVHEKLDTIVENDDLSRYIL; encoded by the coding sequence GTGAATTTAACGCCAAAAGAGATTGTTGAGTATCTAGATGAGTATGTAATATCTCAGCAAAATGCCAAAAAAACTATCGCTCTTGCTCTTAGAACTAGATATAGAAGAATGCAGCTAAGCCCTGAGCTTCAAAGCGATATAACACCAAAAAATATCCTTATGATAGGCTCAACTGGAGTTGGTAAAACAGAGATTTCAAGACGTTTGGCAAAGATGATGAAAGTTCCTTTTATCAAAGTTGAAGCTAGTAAATATACAGAAGTTGGCTTTGTTGGACGTGATGTTGAGTCTATGATTAGAGATTTGGTTGTTGCCTCTATTGCTATTGTTAAAGCAGAAAAAGAGGAAGAAAATAGAGAAAAAATTGACAACTATATTTTAAATAAAATAGTTGAGAAACTTCTTCCACCTCTTCCACTTGGTGCTAGTGAGAGTAAAAAAGATGACTATCAAAGGCTTCTGAGTGTTATGGAAGAGAGAGTTTTATCTGGAGAGATGGATGATAAAATCATACAACTTGAAGTTCAAAAGATACATGTAGAATTCAATGATACAAATCTTCCTCCAGAGATGGCAAAAGTACAAGAGTCATTTTCTCGTGTATTTTCTCAAATGAACAAAGAGGACAACAAAAAAGAGCTAAGCGTAAAAGATGCCAAAATCATCTTAAGAGATGAAGCGAGCGCAAAACTCATAGACTCAACTCATATAAATGTTGAAGCCCTAAGACGTGCTGAAAATGGTGGAATTATTTTTCTTGATGAGATAGATAAAATAGCTATAAGCGAAAAGTCTCAAGGTAGAAATGATCCAAGTAAAGAGGGAGTTCAAAGAGATTTGTTGCCTATCGTTGAGGGAAGTAGCGTTTCTACAAAATATGGAACAATAAATACAGACCATATTCTATTTATCGCAGCTGGTGCTTTTCATCTATGCAAACCAAGCGATTTGATTCCAGAACTTCAAGGAAGATTTCCTCTTAGAGTTGAGCTTGAATCTTTAAATGAAGAGACTCTGTACAAGATATTAACTCAAACAAAGAACTCTCTTCTAAGACAGTATGAAGCTCTTCTTAGCGTTGAGGGAATGAAGCTGACATTTGAAGATGAAGCTATAAAAGCCATCGCTAAATTAGCACATCGTGCAAATGAGATAGCCGAGGATATAGGAGCTAGAAGACTTCATACCGTTATAGAGAAAATCTTAGAAGATGTTAGCTTCAGTGCAAACGAGTATAAAGATAAAGAGTTTATAGTTACTTCAAAATTAGTACATGAAAAGTTAGACACAATAGTTGAGAATGACGATCTCTCTAGATATATCTTATAG